The Diorhabda carinulata isolate Delta chromosome 4, icDioCari1.1, whole genome shotgun sequence genomic interval GGTAGACAACGCACtggttacattttttttatgtaattcaGAATgtccatgaaaaaaattttcattaaaaatatgaatatttctatcaaattttgaGTAATCGTCATCTAATTTCAGTATTGGTGTTTTCCTAGGTCGACCTCTACCTCTTTTAACTACATTAGGACTGCCACAATCGATTGGtgattctattttgatatttccacTAGTAGACAATGTTTCTATCACCAAATTTTCATCCTCAGAGAATTTTATGCAAGTTTGGGGGCTATCAACACATTTTTCTCCACTTTTGTATGTCAATTTTTCAGattcattattcataattatatttgagGGTTGTTGAACGTTTTCTGTGAGGTTTCCTTCATTATTTACAACAACCTCTTCTAGTTCCACTGTTGGTAACTTCCTAGGTCGACCTCTACCTTTTTTAACTACATTAGGATTACCACAATCTATTGGtgattctattttgatatttccacTAGTAGACAACGTTTCTATCACCAAATTTTCATCCTCAGAGACTTTCATGCAAGTTTGGGGGCTATCGACACATTTTTCTCCACTTTTGTCTGTCAATTTTTCAGattcattattcataattatatttgagGGTTGTTGAACGTTTTCTGTGAGGTTTCCTTCATTATTTACAACAACCTTTTCTAGTTCCACTGTTGGTAACTTCCTAGGTCGACCTCTACCTTTTTTAACTACATTAGGATTACCACAATCTATTGGtgattctattttgatatttccacTAGTTGACaacgtttctataaccaaattTTCATCCTCAGAGACTTTTATGGAAGTTTGGGGGCTATCAACACATTTGTCTCCACTTTTGTCTGTCAATTTTTCAGattcattattcataattatatttgagGGTTGTTGAACGTTTTCTGTAAGGTTCCCTTCATTATTTACAACAACTTCTTCTAGTTCCACTATTGGTAACTTCCTAGGTCGACCTCTACCTTTTTTAACTACATTAGGATTACCACAATCTATTGGtgattctattttgatatttctactAGTAGACAATATTTCGGTCACCAAATTTCCATCTTCAGAGAGTTGTATGGAAGTTCTGGTACAATCAAcacatttttctttactttcGTCTGTCAATTTTTCAGattcattattcaaaattatatttgaggAATTTTCAACGTTTTCTGTAAGGTTTCCTTCATTATTTACAACAACCTCTTCTAGTTCCACTATTGGTAACTTCCTAGGTCGACCTCTACCTTTTTTAACTACATTAGGATTACCACAATCTATTGGtgattctattttgatatttccacTAGTTGACAACGTTTCTATCACCAAATTTTCATCCTCAGAGACTTTCATGCAAGTTTGGGGGCTATCGACACATTTTTCTCCACTTTGGTCTGTCAATTTTTCAGattcattattcataattatatttgagGGTTGTTGAACGTTTTCTGTGAGGTTTCCTTCATTATTTCTATCATCTTCATCTATTGTCACTATTGATGACTTCCTAGGTCGACCTCTACCTTTTTTAACTACATTAGGACTGCTACAATCTATTGATGAtcctattttgatattttcgcTAGTAGACAATGTTTCTATCACTAAATTTCCATCTTCAGAGACTTGTAAGGAAGTTTTGGTACAATTAAGACATTTTTCCTCACTTTTGTCTGTCAATTTTTCAGattcattattcaaaattatatttgaggATTTTTCTAAGTTTTCTGTAATATTCTCTTCATTATTTGCAACATCTTCATCTATTGTCACTATTGATGACTTCCTAGGTCGACCTCTACCTCTTTTAATAACATTAGGACTGCTACAATCTATAGGtgatttcattttgatatttccaCTGGTAGACAATGTTATTAACACTAAATTTCCATCCTCAGAGACTTTTATAGAGGATTTGGACCTATCAACacatttttcttcacttttgTTTGTCAATTCTGAAgattcattattcaaaaatatatttgaagattttaGAAAGTTTTCTGAAAggttttcttcattatttccaaCATCATCATCTAGTTCAgctattgataattttctagGTCGACCTCTACCTCTATTAACCACATTAGGACTACCACAATCTATTGGtgattctattttgatattttcactaGTAGACAAAGTTCCTATCACTGAATTTTTATCTTCAGAGTCTTTTATAGAAGTTTTGAGactatcaacatatttttctccatttttgtttGACAATTTCGCAGAATCATTGTCCAGAAACatatttgagaatttttcaaagttttcttcattatttccaaCGTCTTCATCTATTGTCACTATTGATGACTTCCTAGGTCGACCTCTACCTCTTTTAACAATATTAGGACTACTACAATCTATTGGtgatttcattttgatatttgcACTAGTAGACAACGTTTCTATCACTAGATTTCTATCCTCAGAATCTTTTATGGAAGTTTTGCGAATATCAAGACATTTTTCTCCACTTTTGTTTGGCGATTTCTCATATTCattatccaaaaatatatttgaagatttttgaacGCTTTCTGTAACGTTTTCTTCATTATAGCCAACATCTTCATCTAGTTTAATTATTGATATCTTCCTAGGTCGACCTCTACCTCTTTTAACTACATTAGGACTGCCACAATCGATTGGtgattctattttgatatttccacTAGTAGACAACGTTTCTATCACAAAATTTTCATCCTCAGAGACTTTTATGGAAGTTTGGGGGCTATTGACACATTTTTCTCCACTTTTGTCTGTCAATTTTGCAgattcattattcaaaaatatatttgaagatttttgaacACTTTCTGTAatgttttcttcattatttccaaCATCATCATCTAGTTCAactattgataattttctagGTCGACCTCTACCTCTATTAACCACTTTAGGACTACCACAATCTATTGGtgattctattttgatattttcactaGTAGACAACGTTCCTATCACTGAATTTCTATCTTCAGAGTCTTTTATAGAAGTTTTGAGactatcaacatatttttctccatttttgtttGACAATTTCGCAGAATCATTGTCCAGAAACatatttgagaatttttcaaagttttcttcattatttccaaCGTCTTCATCTATTGTCACTATTGATGACTTCCTAGGTCGACCTCTACCTCTTTTAACAATATTAGGACTACTACAATCTATTGGtgatttcattttgatatttgcACTAGTAGACAACGTTTCTATCACTAGATTTCTATCTTCAGAATCTTTTATGGAAGTTTTGCGAATATCAAGACATTTTTCTCCACTTTTGTTTGGCGATTTCTCATATTCattatccaaaaatatatttgaagatttttgaacGCTTTCTGTAACGTTTTCTTCATTATAGCCAACATCTTCATCTAGTTTAATTATTGATATCTTCCTAGGTCGACCTCTACCTCTTTTAACTACATTAGGACTGCCACAATCGATTGGtgattctattttgatatttccacTAGTAGACAACGTTTCTATCACCAAATTTTCATCCTCAGAGACTTTTATTGAAGTTTGGGGGCTATTGACACATTTTTCTCCACTTTTGTCTGTCAATTTTGCAgattcattattcaaaaatatatttgaagatttttgaacACTTTCTGTAATGTTTTCTTCATTATAGCCAACATCTTCATCTAGTTTAATTATTGATATCTTCTTAGGTCGACCTCTACCTTTTTTAACTACATTAGGATTACCACAATCTATTGGtgattctattttgatatttccacTAGCAGACAACGTTTCTAATACTAAATTTCCATCGGCAGAGTCTTTTATAGAGGATTTATGACTATCAACATGATTTTCTTCACTTTTGTTTGGCAGTTTTGctgattcatttttcaaaaatataattgtggatttttgaatgtttgccgaaagattttcttcattatttctatCATCTTCATCTATTGTCACTATTGATGATTTCCTAGGTCGACCTCTACCTCTTTTAACTACATTAGGACTGCCACAATCGATTGGtgattctattttgatatttccacTAGTAGACAACGTTTCTAATACTAAATTTCCACCTTCGGAGATATTTATCAAGGATTTGTGACTATcaacataattttcttcatttttgtttgCCAGTTTTGCAgtttcatttatcaaaaatatatttgtagattttttaatgttttttataaggtttttctcattatttccaACATCTTCATCTACTGTCACTATTGATAACTTCCTAGGTCGACCTCTACCTCGTTTAACTACATTAGGACTGGTACAATTTATTGGTGACTTTCTGGGTCGACCTCTACCTCTTTTAACTATATTAGGACTGCCACAATCTATTGTtgattctattttgatatttccacTAGTAGATAATGTTTGTAACACTAAATTTCTATCTTCTGAGACTTTCCTATCGTTATTTAAGCATGTTGCTAATTGTGTTAAGTCCCTATTAAcagtttttgaatataaaacaacattttcatTTGGCAATTTTGCAgattcattattcaaaaatatattcgacgatttttgaacattttctcTAAGGTCTTCTTCATTATTTCCAACATCTTCAAAAAGTTTCACTATTGATGACTTCCTAGACCTACCTCTACCTCTTTTAACTACATTTGGACTGCCACAATCGATTGGAgattctattttaatatttccacTAGTACACAACATTTCTACCACCAAACTTCTATCTTCAGAGTCTTTTTTATGGGTTTTAGGACTATCCACACAATTTTCTCCACTTTTGTTTGATTCTGGACGTTGTGATGTACTTATTGAAACATTTATAGATTGTTTGGTTGAAATAGCTTGagattttacatttttcattaaaatagttttgatatttgtttctgCATCTTCAGATTCATTTTTCTCAATGGTATCAGTTATTTTAACATTGTTTAAACATGTTGCTAGTGTTATTGAGTCagtattaacaaattttgaatctaaaaaaatattttcatttggtaattttgtaaattcattgttcaaaaatatatttgaagatttttgaatgttttctaacagattttcttcattatttccaacagatttttttctaattttttcttttgataaatcTTTTATGAGTATAGtttcttcattatttccaatattattgTTCAGTTTACAAGTATTATCCACTTTTGACACATCTGTGTTATTTGTAGACAAATGGACATCGAAATTTATTACATCTTCATTAAGTTTCACTATTGGTGATTTCATATTCCTCCCTTTACCTTTTTTAACCACTACATTAGGAGTACTACAAGCTTTTGGTGTTTCTAatgtatttgtaatattttcacttATAGACAATATTTCCAACACTGTACTTCCTTCTTCAGAGATCTTCCTAGAAGCACTGTTTACACATTTTTCATCTCCTTTACAATATTCTGATGTCTTTGTTGAATTACAATAAAATGTTTCaactatttcttcattttcctcaaTTATCAAAGTTGTTTGATCATTATTCAAAGATGTACAGTCAGATTTACAAGAATTTGAATCATTTCCCTCTAGTAAATCATCGTTCTGGTACTTTAGGCTTGTCgcttcaattatttcattattttctttattcttaTGGTTTGGTAATAAAAATTCACAACTTGATGCGTTTTCTGCAGATTTTCTTTTGAATCTACTTTCTTGTAGATTTGTAATATCTTCTGATATAATTTCTATGATTTTTCTTGTTCTATTTCTCAATTTGTCTGTAGGTGATTCATTTTTGACggttttttcaatagaaataccATCAACTTCGGTTTCTACAGTCTTATTACTTGATTTCAAACTAGTATCAACACAAAATGCTTTTTTCTTGTAAGAACGAGGCTTTAAACATTcagataatttttcattagcAAATATTTTGCATTTCCTTCCTTCTACTTCCCCTATTTTCTTAATAGAATCGATTTTACATTcggatttcaatttatttgttatctTCACTTCTGATTGTTgtaaactttcatttttatctttattatttgatttattcatGTACTTCGATTTCCAATCAAATTTTCTACTAGTTTTCCTCGTTTCCCCTCCAACTAACAACGTTTTCggtaaagtatttttaaataaattaaaaaaaggtttgctttgtaataattttgaggAAGGTCTCGATTCATCCGAAACAGGTATTATACCTacaatttccaataataaaccacatgaattattcaattctttcCTATTATCAACAAGATGGTGATCCTTCGTTGTTTCTAAAGGATGTAAAATcacttttaattgtttttctttaacaggttcaattttatcattgaataaaatttcagaaCATGATTTTGACCTCAAAGTCCTAGTAgtgtttttatttgatgaaaatggTTCCTGTTCCTTTGATCTAAGATTATATCTTTCTTTGccatttgtaaatttatttcttctccCTGATTCACTTGAATCTGGTGTAAATACATCTGTAGTAGTTGAATTTAATGAATGTTTAAATCTGTTATAGGTTTTgttcgatttatttttattttcgctGTATTCGCTTGTCTCTGAATCACTAGATGATAAAACTTGTTCTCTTTCCATAgatttaaagtttatttttgtttttccactTTCTATGTCTTCATCGCTATCATATTTTATAGTACTGTTGATTGTAGAAGATCTGAGCTTTCTTGTACTACAggaatcatcaattttttcacttaGTGTATTATTTTCTAACATAGAAGCTTCTTCTATGACGTTTGATGATCTAAGTGTCCTACTTTCACTATTATCCTTTTCACTGTCTTCTATAGGATAATTAACGTTAGGTCTAATTGTGCTTTTTTCGTTGTAATtaatatctttcaattttcCTTTCCGAGGCATATTCACTTTACATATTTCTACTTCTAGTCCTTCTTGTGTTAATCTATCATTTTCTATGATCAATTCAGATTTATTTGGGgggctcaatatttttttattccttttagCATGTTCATCAACGATTGTAGattgaatatttgataactTATCATCAATAGTAGTATTGGGATCAGGTTTAATTCTAATTTCTTGCGGATTTATAaagttttcttcaaattcaattataCACCATGGTGCCTCAACGAATTCTAATTCTTGTATAGTTATTTCCTTGGCATCTAATACTTCTGCATCTAAACAATCACCAGCTAATGGCTTTTCGGGAATGATGGGAGTATCGGGTAAACCGAAGCTttcaattacttcatttttttccaaacactTTCTCGGATTTGTATATGTCTTCAAAGAAGATCTATATGTATTTTTAACATTTGAATGGAAAGTTGGTTTCGTTAATAgtttaaatacttttgaaacaTCTTCAATTCCTTCACAATCATTTTcagaatattctaaatttgtataattctTCAGATATTTGCCTTTGGTGTGTTTTAAGCTAGTTTCATCCAGtagatttatttctataaaagaaaaaacctctcaaatacattttctataaaattaaaatcaaaaatgataaGTAACCTCTCTAGTGAACCCCATTATTATCAACTCAATGCTAAAGGTGAAGTAACAGAAAAACCTGTATAAAATAGGTTAGTCTCTTTAGTTTACGTTCCTGGTCATAcaagaatcaaaataaataaaaaagaccAAATAAGATACAAAAACGCCTTTTATTAGCTCAGATCCTTTCtgtagaagaaaatgaaaagaaaagcTCTCTGGGTGTACCGTCACTCCAAAAATCTGATTCTGCTAGTTCCAAAAGGGATTTATATCTCAGTAAAACCAAGCTACACCTCCTAACAACCTTCTTACCACCTCAGGAAGTACCTAATGAAGCTACCTTAGTAATTACCTCCAGCCACCTCAGGAAGTACCTCCT includes:
- the LOC130893182 gene encoding uncharacterized protein LOC130893182, whose product is MENRMDSVKTSLISTSVDKLFYTKYKRSNRLQNSETTECDLKDSSMKSSITASENNKTSEQSTSEIVNEINLLDETSLKHTKGKYLKNYTNLEYSENDCEGIEDVSKVFKLLTKPTFHSNVKNTYRSSLKTYTNPRKCLEKNEVIESFGLPDTPIIPEKPLAGDCLDAEVLDAKEITIQELEFVEAPWCIIEFEENFINPQEIRIKPDPNTTIDDKLSNIQSTIVDEHAKRNKKILSPPNKSELIIENDRLTQEGLEVEICKVNMPRKGKLKDINYNEKSTIRPNVNYPIEDSEKDNSESRTLRSSNVIEEASMLENNTLSEKIDDSCSTRKLRSSTINSTIKYDSDEDIESGKTKINFKSMEREQVLSSSDSETSEYSENKNKSNKTYNRFKHSLNSTTTDVFTPDSSESGRRNKFTNGKERYNLRSKEQEPFSSNKNTTRTLRSKSCSEILFNDKIEPVKEKQLKVILHPLETTKDHHLVDNRKELNNSCGLLLEIVGIIPVSDESRPSSKLLQSKPFFNLFKNTLPKTLLVGGETRKTSRKFDWKSKYMNKSNNKDKNESLQQSEVKITNKLKSECKIDSIKKIGEVEGRKCKIFANEKLSECLKPRSYKKKAFCVDTSLKSSNKTVETEVDGISIEKTVKNESPTDKLRNRTRKIIEIISEDITNLQESRFKRKSAENASSCEFLLPNHKNKENNEIIEATSLKYQNDDLLEGNDSNSCKSDCTSLNNDQTTLIIEENEEIVETFYCNSTKTSEYCKGDEKCVNSASRKISEEGSTVLEILSISENITNTLETPKACSTPNVVVKKGKGRNMKSPIVKLNEDVINFDVHLSTNNTDVSKVDNTCKLNNNIGNNEETILIKDLSKEKIRKKSVGNNEENLLENIQKSSNIFLNNEFTKLPNENIFLDSKFVNTDSITLATCLNNVKITDTIEKNESEDAETNIKTILMKNVKSQAISTKQSINVSISTSQRPESNKSGENCVDSPKTHKKDSEDRSLVVEMLCTSGNIKIESPIDCGSPNVVKRGRGRSRKSSIVKLFEDVGNNEEDLRENVQKSSNIFLNNESAKLPNENVVLYSKTVNRDLTQLATCLNNDRKVSEDRNLVLQTLSTSGNIKIESTIDCGSPNIVKRGRGRPRKSPINCTSPNVVKRGRGRPRKLSIVTVDEDVGNNEKNLIKNIKKSTNIFLINETAKLANKNEENYVDSHKSLINISEGGNLVLETLSTSGNIKIESPIDCGSPNVVKRGRGRPRKSSIVTIDEDDRNNEENLSANIQKSTIIFLKNESAKLPNKSEENHVDSHKSSIKDSADGNLVLETLSASGNIKIESPIDCGNPNVVKKGRGRPKKISIIKLDEDVGYNEENITESVQKSSNIFLNNESAKLTDKSGEKCVNSPQTSIKVSEDENLVIETLSTSGNIKIESPIDCGSPNVVKRGRGRPRKISIIKLDEDVGYNEENVTESVQKSSNIFLDNEYEKSPNKSGEKCLDIRKTSIKDSEDRNLVIETLSTSANIKMKSPIDCSSPNIVKRGRGRPRKSSIVTIDEDVGNNEENFEKFSNMFLDNDSAKLSNKNGEKYVDSLKTSIKDSEDRNSVIGTLSTSENIKIESPIDCGSPKVVNRGRGRPRKLSIVELDDDVGNNEENITESVQKSSNIFLNNESAKLTDKSGEKCVNSPQTSIKVSEDENFVIETLSTSGNIKIESPIDCGSPNVVKRGRGRPRKISIIKLDEDVGYNEENVTESVQKSSNIFLDNEYEKSPNKSGEKCLDIRKTSIKDSEDRNLVIETLSTSANIKMKSPIDCSSPNIVKRGRGRPRKSSIVTIDEDVGNNEENFEKFSNMFLDNDSAKLSNKNGEKYVDSLKTSIKDSEDKNSVIGTLSTSENIKIESPIDCGSPNVVNRGRGRPRKLSIAELDDDVGNNEENLSENFLKSSNIFLNNESSELTNKSEEKCVDRSKSSIKVSEDGNLVLITLSTSGNIKMKSPIDCSSPNVIKRGRGRPRKSSIVTIDEDVANNEENITENLEKSSNIILNNESEKLTDKSEEKCLNCTKTSLQVSEDGNLVIETLSTSENIKIGSSIDCSSPNVVKKGRGRPRKSSIVTIDEDDRNNEGNLTENVQQPSNIIMNNESEKLTDQSGEKCVDSPQTCMKVSEDENLVIETLSTSGNIKIESPIDCGNPNVVKKGRGRPRKLPIVELEEVVVNNEGNLTENVENSSNIILNNESEKLTDESKEKCVDCTRTSIQLSEDGNLVTEILSTSRNIKIESPIDCGNPNVVKKGRGRPRKLPIVELEEVVVNNEGNLTENVQQPSNIIMNNESEKLTDKSGDKCVDSPQTSIKVSEDENLVIETLSTSGNIKIESPIDCGNPNVVKKGRGRPRKLPTVELEKVVVNNEGNLTENVQQPSNIIMNNESEKLTDKSGEKCVDSPQTCMKVSEDENLVIETLSTSGNIKIESPIDCGNPNVVKKGRGRPRKLPTVELEEVVVNNEGNLTENVQQPSNIIMNNESEKLTYKSGEKCVDSPQTCIKFSEDENLVIETLSTSGNIKIESPIDCGSPNVVKRGRGRPRKTPILKLDDDYSKFDRNIHIFNENFFHGHSELHKKNVTSALSTMDIPRKEKSSEESKDTLESGEITDLQNEEIDKNNIEKITAQINDSDKDIDENDLNIDILCVKNNLIEKKDIINNSDITKKLESTSSDNNSLVPLKNESTQKDITESYRKHEEDKTKSTGVDKTEYTENKYNITEDTGVIEKFIPETTKDNDKITNDNTTNKYIEIDKDCMTTDSKNNIKNDETDLDNSALKKDEDSIVIKNKKVDQMELDKNTAADIDEPTIIEDDFDDEKKFTITDDSQTNKKDEILNIVASSDSTETVFDNKRSNSDKTFLKITNTEIDIHIDLLSSPKSENNEENLYNEEDTSKTDNLCTETIEKKVETKSNISLGPTSGTITYSESDKTSLDKKIGIISDIKGISNDPNFKCPLEAPIIVKNEYEDKIISNKSIDLTKLLLDDKISETKDVLTDLHEIQYQIDSEEHSGKENISTRTRSKTNLGERIDGDVDDFIPQDIVRSNSSLGINRDECSDLFLKETKNLDQEIVRNCFIENTGAVVDENGIEILDTVEEEVSGSKIMKTLDENIGRKESIECIEEFNIGDIVWAQIGKFPYWPSLISEDPVTCNFKNIMKNRCAYHVKFFGDKGKRAWINSKKLIEYKNRDDLKTYYENLKNCKSAVELQGYIIKGYIVERWTKAVDEVEFVKSQNFTFEQMINYMDEESNQEVDERKTSTMKKGKKRKQSLGLEELEDLDGLENKKIKLEVEDSVPKQRQKKSIPELKYEHSSPGKLNEETEDFIVITDEQSEEKYKINSETFNNFGSYTLEEQRSLFKRNNLFKGIPKEKVCQYCFEFGEVLKCKGGCNGIYHPHCATEVSKHQTRKKPGRSPKIDTTEKVETIKIEKIESPSSPGNQLDAGNNHVEIVTIPSRIYNTPPRKTFPPDFANMTLSERIDFKMKEIMKKFESTSYAEDFNESSSDENNKSSIRDSFPQENIDSDNNLRDDTKIKPIEHVTADSDNKSNIECIKSETDSPIKHITADSEYTDEVKLKKNRSKSKITKHITADSQDTFIDPKNFKCGFCAQDLDPYCFICNETSSKRGSYIRQKCSLYQCNRFYHPECLKLWPQTQWSVIQTTKNRYSQEEVDSFVCPQHVCHTCASDDPRAALSRCSWDKIVKCLCCPASYHSSNLCVPAGTEIITSTQIICPRHRNKYAKPYTINTTWCLLCNQGGKLICCETCPTSVHPECMTVNLTDDDKFICEDCESGRLPLYDEVVWVKLGYFKWWPALIIFPNEVPPNVLNAKHGLGEFVVKFFGTYNYYWINRGRAFLFQEGDNADTGPGNKKKVEAAFRRAVEEAVVAHKMKKQFKLTQSAESVNSMKPPPYIKIKVSKPVGNVRFMDLDLSNTTACDCNPSQPNPCGPDTNCLNRLLLTECNPEVCPAGKLCNNQSFEKREYPLLVPYKTETRGWGLKTLEPLKKGQFVIEYVGELIDDEEYQRRILKMHAQKEENFYFLTIHKDRMIDAGPKGNMARFMNHCCQPNCETQKWTVNGDTRVGLFATTDIPANTELTFNYNLECTGTEKKVCKCGAPNCSGFIGVKVKNESAETKKPKKERKKKEPEKPLVLPPCYLCEKRGKVSLCNNKICNKAYHLSCLKLEVPEGKKFICPWHYCNVCSKRTIRCCVKCLNSFCPSHSEGNVRYDKLFGFVCSKHDSMNVEDRSNTVKRKRNHPITDEDVVTSTTDDNDDDVSLLQRMKQSKKNKVEEGNNDSVIRETRNETVSSATETDFEVKFKLKRKKKH